GTCCCAATAGTAGAAAAATtaacttataaatttctgATAATTGAATGATTACAAcatcaattttgatttggttgCGTTTAATTATGGCCAAacaaattctttatttttttttttaataagaatttttcttttaataagtgtttgatatttattactactatattatatttatcaagTCCTTATTCGACAAAAGCTaaagattttaattacatatatactacagagaaacataaaaaatatttgagtaCGTGTATGTTTATAAACATACATACATTAATTAGCTAGTAGCTTTATAGTAATAGAAAATGTCTTCTGATCTATCTGGTAAGAGTGGgtgcataaattttaaaattatatattcaactatttttgttttcttgaaagaataattatttattgttaatCGCGTTAGGTTTCATTTATTGGTTTGTTTTTTGTCctgtttgtttaattatttaaacttgattataaaatttgagtttggaTCCATCTTACGAAAGACAAAGTATCGATTATTTTGTGCAATGTGGGTCACGAACTTCTAGTGCATGTTAATACAGAATAAAAAAGTTTAGTCTTATTAATTGGAATTATAATTTGTACTTGTTTATCAATTATAAAGTAGAGTATAGCATACACAAATAACTCTACAGGCTGTAAACGTGACATTGAAAAGGTGAAAAATCTATGAGGATCTTCGCAAAATATATGGTTCCTAATCTTTTATTTCAAGGGGGTTGTGCCTAGCTAGTTTATTTTGGTTTAAGTTAAATACATTAGtaatatgatttattttattggaaaatatttctttttcttttttgatgaaatgccTCAATGCAATGTTTACCTTAATAAACTTTCATTATGCAATTAACTAGGAAAAATCTTACTCATATATAAGTTGGATTTTAAGGgaaaatagtataattttatgtttgtatattaattacaGCGGATAACTACATCGTAATGCAtaaccaaataatcaaaatataaatgtcGTTTTATACAAGACTGAggttatttatatatagattgTTTATATGCGAGAGGGTTATCAAATGCTTAACATCACACTATAAACTAAAACGATCATAAAATGACCTCATTGTTTTACCTTTGAATTAAAACTGATGTAAAAATAACATTCGTGTTATCTGACCATCGGTTTATTTGGTTATTTGAACTTGTACAAAATTAGCCATTTTGGATAAGAAAAATGCTTTTTTTGGTGACGAAAAGTGTAAAACCAATCCAAAGGATATACTAGATTGGCTCAAAAAGGAAcagtaatttcaattttcaaacatTTGTCTGATCTAATACTTACGACAAGCATTTCCTAAAGGCTAAaactattcatttaaaaaaggCCCAAATCAGGcttcatttttaattctctTTTTCAATGAGCCCGAATCGGTCGAAATACGACGCCGCTTCGTAATCCGGGTGGGCTCCGAAACGCCCGACCCGATAAGGTGGGGGAAATTGACCCGAGCCCTGGATCCGCGCAGCTTGAAGGCCGCTCTGTCATAAGCCATGGCCGCCTCCTCCGGCGTCTCGTACGTCCCCAGCCACATCCTCGACCCTTTCTTATCCGGATTCCTCATCTCCGCCGCGAACTTCCCCCACggccgccgcctccgcctctgTACCGCTTCCACTCCGCCGCCGCTCCGAGTCTCCTCGGCGCCTCCGATACCGCGGAATCGCTCTCGTCGCTGACCACCAATTCCTCAATCATCTGCGACGATTGATCGCTGTCTTCGCTGATTAGCAACTCCTCAATCATTTGCGACGATTGATCGCTGTCGTCGCTGGCCAGCAACTCCTCAATCATCTGCGATGATTGATCGCTGTCGTCGTTGATCGGCGTAGTATTGATCGGAGAATCTGCAGGTGAGGAATTGGAACCGAAATCGAAATCGAAATTGAAAtcgaaattgaaattgaaatcgGAATCGTTGAGGAGAAAGTTTTGAATGTCGTCGAGCCAAGCCAGATCGAATTCGGATACATTTTGTGCTTCCATTTTTCGAATTTGAAGGGTGAATGAGAAGTTGTTAATCGCAGAAAAACTGTTTTGCTTTGAGTTTGAAGGCTTTGAGTGAGTGAAGGTGCAGTGGTTGATGggtgtgtatatatagagagaaacGGATGATGAGAGACTTCCATGAAAGTgcattaattcaaatatttgtgGAGTGGTTTTATTTTCAGCACGTTTACATTTATGATTTTGTCGTATGcatgaattgataaaatatcgTACTATAAGTTTATTACTAATTAAAGTGGGTGCTCGACCCCTTAAGTTTTAAAGTGGGTATTGGGACGATGTACAATTGTTTTTTGGGTAACACATACctaatgatttaatataatagtttgattatatttatgtagCAATAATAGACCTCTGTATTTATCATTGattcattcaaataataatgagcctagaaaaaattagtgatcTAGATATATTTTCACGTGGTGAATCAGAGATTTGAGTTTCAAATTCTTGTTTTTAGCTAAATAAATGACACAGTAATTCATGCTTCCTTAGTTACATAAGGTACACAATGAAACGCATTAAATTAGAGAATAATTAGTGTTACCGAAACAATTAAagacaattatttttaaaatattagcccaaattcaacaaaatcaattattgaaaataaagatTTATTGGGATGCAAAGACATTCTGAGAGGGCTTGAGTGAAGTAAACTATCAAGTGCCCGTGAGAGATAGAGCCGAGTATGAGGTGATCCATAGAGATTATTGAGGTATAAGAAAACGCTTTGAGAGAGCCATGAAAGGGGCAAACAGAGAGAATCGAGTATGAGAGAGATTAAGATTAAGAGATCGTGATTTTGGAAAAGTAAAATTGTCAACTCAATGAGTGTTTGATCGGAATATTTGTGCAAAATATCATATCACCAAATGGAATCATAGGAAAAGTGTCTATAGAAAATCTCAAAACTCTAAATTTCAAAGATACATCTCCTCCtattaaagatttttttatatgtcaTTATTTATATGTGTGTTAATATGAACcgataaaaattactccctccgtcccagatttgGAGTGACATTTTGCCTAAAAGTCCGTCCACatttggagtaacatttagaatttaccatatttgcacataaaattttaccccattattcactaagattacacccaaatgccattatctatattaaaataaatcaaaacaaaaataaaaaaccaaaaagtcaaagagggacccaccttcaaccaactcacttaatttattacacactctatcatctcacttcatttattacacactccacaatctcattttatttcttacaCACTCTACCTCTCACTCCATtcattacacactccaccaattccttaaaactcgtatcatAACTAATTGTcactccaaatgtgggacggagggagtattatacaaCACTATAGGAAtgtaattacaaaaataatttgtaacTAAGTAGCATAAAAGCTTGGCCCAGATTAAATTGGCAATATATAATTTGGCACAGTATcatctctctccctctcaaATCTCTACattcttaattaattgcaATACACCTTGTCTATATTGTATCTATTCGAACCGAATAATTGTATTGATCATTATCATGTCAGGCTAATCCATCTTATTTTAAATCCATAAATACAAATCTGttgtaaatataatataaaagatATTGCGATCATGACATACAATGACCTAACTAGATgaggtttttctttttccgaACTAGGCAAACTATAATACTCCTATGTAATTCGAAATAAagcaatatattattaaagaaataagaaatgcAACGTGGATATACATGCTACATGAACAAATTAATCTTTTACCCTTGTTATACACTACTATCACTTTGAATTTATATACAGCATAATCCCATTGCATTgaaaataatgctcctatctTTGGTGTTTCCATAAAGGTACCTTAAATGAGTACCAAAATAAGATGTGTGTTACTAGTGTTACTTTGCTCATAGTGTCTgactttataatactattatattcaATGTGCGAATATATGAAAAGATATACTGATACAGGAGATACAACAGTTTAATCATTATGCAGTTGGACTTATATTAGTGTGTCACTGTATGTGTGTGGCATAAATTAGTAAGACCACATGCTGTAAACGTGGcgttgaaaaggaaaaatcgAGGTGATATCGTAATGTATACTTGAAACTAAGTCACTCAACATTCGAAATATTCTCTTTCCAGGAAAAGGCATGCTCAGGTGATTTTAATTTAGGgcgaaatttaattattttctttgaaaaattATCTAGGTATCGCATATGTACCTTAAATACTATCCATCCACGTGCCGGTCAAATATGTGACAATGATAGTGGTAGAGGAGGTCTGGAGGGGGACGAGTCAGCGACGGCAGTGCAAGAGGGGAGGAGGAGGTGGGTTGTGAAGGAAGGGATATAAGGCACGGCGAtaaaggaggaggaggagaaagTGGCACGGGTGCATGCTTATTGGTGCTCGCGCACCCAAGTCTTTCTCATAGTTTCTACTACGTTTTGttttcacaaaacaaaatgcgtagtagaaaaaaaaaaaaaaatttgtaaagaATGGGTGAGATAGACAGAGAGAATATAATTGAGACctactaaatatatatttgaaatattgtgaaaattaTCTGAAATTTTCTCGATATTAATTCAGTTATTATAAGCGTAGTctttaagaatataattttatttcatgcaACATCTATGAGATTAACCGAACTAAGAGAAAACATGATGAAAGTTCAAAGAGATTCCAATTTCTTGAATCTCAGtttattcttaaaatcaaagtCACTTAAACTGATATAATGTTTCGTAAGATGTGTGTGAATTTCAAAGCATAATTCACAATATATTGGACTTTTTAGTGGCAAAATTGTCGATGCAATTAACCAAAGAGATCAAGGTAATGAGCAAAGGTGTcaggaattaaataatactccttcaaaaaataatagtaatccATTCTACTCCtttttatgatgtttttttcgaaattatagtagtactactattttctacCAGCTGCATCCGTTTTAGTCCAAATATATCTAAGTTTAGAgaacaacaaatttaatctgAGGCTTAAGTCATAACATAAATAGGTACTTATTGGAGGATTAGTGGCAATAGTTGTTCAAATTTAGATcgataaaaaaatgtaaagaaaaaaaaaggccTAAATCAGGCGCTACaggtaatttcattttctgttttcgCATGTTTCAACGGCTCCGGCTGCTCCTTTGAAGCCCGACGCCGCTTCGTCACCCGGGTCGGCTCCGAAACACCCGACCCGAGAAGGTGAGGGGAAATTGACTTTAGCTCTGGTTCCGCGCATTTTGAAGGCGGCTCTGTCATAAGCCACGGCGGCCTCCTCCGGCGTCTCGTACGTCCCCAGCCACAGCCTCGACCCCTTCTTCTCCGGATTCCTTATCTCCGCCGCGAACTTCCCCCACGGCCGCCTCCTCACGCCTCTGTACCGCTTCCACTCCGCCGCCGCAACGCCCGATCCCGCCGAATCACTCTCGTCGCTCACCAACTGCGACGACGATTCGCTCTCGTCTTTGATAGGAATCGGAGAATTTGCAGGTGGGGAATtgaaaccgaaaccgaaatCGAAATCGAAATCGAAATCGCTATCGCTGAGAAGAAAGGTTTGTATGGAGTCGAGCCAAGCCAAATCGAATTCAGATGCGTTTTCAGTTTCcattgatttttgtttcttttactAAATATATGAGGgaattattatgtgattgatgTTAATGGCAGTGTTTgatctcttcttctttataGACGGATTATGATTGATTGGTTACATTATTATAAACATTCATTTTAATCACATTTTCGTTATGAAATGATGAATAAAATAGTGTGTGCATGGTTGTTGAAAGagacaaatattttatgtggTGAGTGAGTGAGTCATCCAATTCCAATACACATaatctttaattcaaataattattttttgtgcgTACCTTTATGGTATAATTATTGACCTCCTTATTCGTAATTTccataaacaaattaaaaattaaggtgaagaaatttaacaaaaatagtctttaagaacattttgttataataaaGACTATATTATGGTATcagaattttgagaaatgtggagtagtattttttattaatagagATTGCGattgatattataataaagtccacggactaaaatattaattgtctACTTTTTTATACTTGTGAAGTCGTGCTTTATCAAGTTGAGCATTTTAGTATGGTtttaattagcctataataatta
This window of the Salvia hispanica cultivar TCC Black 2014 unplaced genomic scaffold, UniMelb_Shisp_WGS_1.0 HiC_scaffold_296, whole genome shotgun sequence genome carries:
- the LOC125198846 gene encoding uncharacterized protein LOC125198846 — encoded protein: MEAQNVSEFDLAWLDDIQNFLLNDSDFNFNFDFNFDFDFGSNSSPADSPINTTPINDDSDQSSQMIEELLASDDSDQSSQMIEELLISEDSDQSSQMIEELVVSDESDSAVSEAPRRLGAAAEWKRYRGGGGGRGGSSRRR